A window from Toxoplasma gondii ME49 chromosome IX, whole genome shotgun sequence encodes these proteins:
- a CDS encoding hypothetical protein (encoded by transcript TGME49_306670~Predicted trans-membrane domain (TMHMM2.0):14-37:80-103), translating to MHVHACSGYLGFSTFFTVPCVPFPIFPGLSHLTIILNSGKMNAAHLRAIFGNWCTRGTDHIVVDMYAKKFYKAYFADPVQYNYLFVSFFAVGCAATMCLRHLMLNPDICVRRGDARRHFIDRWQHHLYSLPYYNHYLRNFALRFQNSIVDNEPDYLGSHPWGVRPKRGLNYGRLPFTFMNPYRYFVDDPQYVNTLHDSMEKHYEALGYYPNRVTNAEEDE from the exons ATGCACGTGCACGCTTGTTCAGGATATTTGGGGTTTTCAACTTTTTTCACGGTTCCCTGTGTTCCGTTTCCCATATTTCCAGGACTTTCACACTTGACAATTATTCTGAACTCGGGGAAGATGAACGCGGCACATTTGCGAGCGATCTTCGGGAACTGGTGCACCCGGGGCACCGACCACATAGTGGTCGATATGTATGCGAAGAAGTTTTACAAAGCTTACTTCGCGGACCCCGTCCAGTACAACTaccttttcgtctctttctttgctgTGGGATGCGCGGCTACAATGTGCCTGCGACACCTGATGCTCAATCCCGACATCTG TGTCCGCCGAGGAGATGCCCGCAGACATTTCATCGATAGGTGGCAGCATCACCTTTACTCGCTTCCGTACTACAACCACTATCTCAG AAATTTCGCTCTTCGATTCCAGAATTCAATCGTGGACAACGAACCAGATTACCTAGGGAGTCATCCGTGGGGTGTGCGCCCGAAGCGGGGTCTCAACTATGGCCGCCTACCTTTCACTTTCATGAACCCGTACCGGTACTTCGTGGATGACCCTCAGTACGTGAACACACTCCACGACAGCATGGAGAAGCATTACGAG GCCCTAGGATATTACCCTAACCGCGTCACTAATGCCGAGGAGGACGAGTGA